The Candidatus Nanosynbacter sp. HMT-352 genomic interval GCAATCTCCCGTCGGGTGGTAAAATTGATCAGATTTTAGCTAAGAAATCAGATAATGACTGTGATGTAGAGTGGAAGGACTCGTACGAGATTAGGGGTTCAGGTTCACCTGTAGGAAAAGTTACTGCTACCATGGGTGTGCGCTACGTTGATACCAGTAAGTCTCAGGGGGCTGTAAGATGGACTAAAACTGACGCTAATTCTAATAATGGCTGGAAAGTGTTGTATGGTGACACTGGCTGGATGAGCGTTCCTCAGATTCTATCCCCATCTATGAAAGCTAGCTCGGTAAAGATTAGGCGAATTAATCAGACTGTTTATCTTCAGGCTACTATTACAGAATGGGCATATGAATGGAATAGGGGTGGAACACCTCTACCTGATGGATTTAGGCCTAGATCTCAAATTCGATATTATATACCAGGGTTAGAAGGAGATTCAGACATACAATTAATTGTGACGACTAATGGAACTATTAATGCTTACGGAGTGAATCCTCAACCAACCCCACCAGCATTTCCAGTGACTTTGACGGTTTCTTATTTAGCAGACGACTCGAATGTTCCATGGCCAACAGGGTTACCGGGTACAGCTACATATTAAGTAGGTTGTTTGCGCCTAGCTAACAATAAGCTCCGTCTGTTAAATCCGGCGGGGTTTATTTATGGCGCAAAAGACCATTTGGATTACGCCGTAAGTCGCGGCTGGGTGGACTTTGAGCGTGGCGCTAAGGTGGCTGGTGCGAAGTTTTATTATTTGAAGGGCGATTTGGCTTTATTGGAAAATGCCGAATCTTAAGCTTGCACATTTGAATGATTTTACTGCTAATGCTACACTTGAAGGATGAAAGGTAATTTTTAATCGTGGCTTGGTGGCAAGCAATTATTCTCGGCGTAATTGAGGGAATTACGGAATTCTTACCGATTTCTTCGACTGGGCATTTGACGATTGCCGAGAAAATGATGGGAATGCGAATTGACGATCCGAGCGTCGTGGCTTTTACGGCGATAATCCAGATCGGAGCAATTCTGGCGGCGGTGATTTATTTCTGGAGCGACATTTGGCGAATCCTGCAGGCTTGGTGGCGCGGTTTATGGTGGAAGCGAGCGCGTCGAAAGTTTGATTATAAATATGGTTGGGCGATTATTATTGGCTCAATTCCTATTGCGATTGTCGGATTATTATTCAAGCATGAAGTAGAAACGGTTCTGCGCAGTTTGTGGTTTGTGGCATTCGGGCTTATTGGCTGGAGCGTTGTTATGTGGCTGGCTGACAATCGTGCGGTAAATAACAAGCGTGGCGAAACTGAGACGAGCTGGAAAGATACTCTGGCTATTGGCGCGGGGCAGTGCTTATCGCTCATTCCAGGAGTTAGCCGTTCTGGCGCAACGATTTCAGTCGGTTTATTCCGTGGATTTGACCGCGTGTCGGTTACGAAGTTAAGTTTCTTCTTGGGTATTCCAGCGCTGTTCGCAGCAGGACTATTGGAAGTTGTTACCAAATATAAACACATTTCTGG includes:
- a CDS encoding undecaprenyl-diphosphate phosphatase, yielding MAWWQAIILGVIEGITEFLPISSTGHLTIAEKMMGMRIDDPSVVAFTAIIQIGAILAAVIYFWSDIWRILQAWWRGLWWKRARRKFDYKYGWAIIIGSIPIAIVGLLFKHEVETVLRSLWFVAFGLIGWSVVMWLADNRAVNNKRGETETSWKDTLAIGAGQCLSLIPGVSRSGATISVGLFRGFDRVSVTKLSFFLGIPALFAAGLLEVVTKYKHISGGVGWTSTIIATVISFGVGYLAVSWLLKFIQSNNFRPFIIYRFALGLVLLVMLGAGVISHV